The Polaribacter tangerinus genome has a segment encoding these proteins:
- a CDS encoding TolC family protein, translating to MTKKLMLLFLLVIHSLNAQDKIASELTLSEFLGYVKSYHPIVKQANLIINNSESKLLKSRGAFDPKIEVDFDKKQFKEKDYFTKLNAAFKIPTWYGVEFKANFEENDGLFLNPEANLPLDGLYSAGVSVSIAKGFLMNERMAALKQAKFFVAQAKEDQQILVNEILYNASLAYFKWLKNYNEKKIYEDFLENARKRFQGTKRAFEQGDKPAIDTLEAGITLQTRKLNLEKARINLVKSSLELATFLWLNNNTPIELQDHIIPDINTINTVDTIFNIALFNSEDFNIDEHPKIKSLNFKRESLEVERRLKLNGLLPKLDLQYNFLTENRNQINTLTANNFKGGLQFSMPLFLRKERGDLKLAKIKLKDVTLENEATKVTIANKLSGLRQELLSYNIQTNYTNNIVKDYNVLLKAEERKFFLGESSLFLVNSRESKLIDSKLKAIDLENKFFKAKANLFKAAVMAFN from the coding sequence ATGACAAAAAAATTAATGCTACTTTTTTTATTGGTAATTCATTCCTTAAATGCGCAAGATAAAATAGCGTCTGAACTTACATTATCTGAATTTTTAGGATATGTAAAAAGCTATCACCCGATTGTTAAACAAGCCAATTTAATTATAAATAATAGCGAATCTAAATTGCTAAAATCTAGAGGTGCTTTTGATCCTAAAATTGAAGTTGACTTTGATAAAAAACAGTTTAAAGAAAAAGATTATTTTACCAAATTAAACGCAGCATTTAAAATTCCTACTTGGTACGGTGTTGAGTTTAAGGCAAACTTTGAAGAAAATGATGGCTTGTTTCTAAACCCTGAAGCCAACCTACCATTAGACGGTTTGTATAGCGCTGGAGTTTCTGTTTCTATAGCAAAAGGCTTTTTAATGAATGAACGAATGGCTGCTTTAAAACAAGCAAAGTTTTTCGTTGCACAAGCCAAAGAAGACCAACAAATTTTGGTGAATGAAATTTTATACAACGCCTCGTTAGCATACTTTAAATGGTTAAAAAATTACAATGAAAAAAAAATATACGAAGATTTTCTAGAAAATGCTAGAAAGAGATTTCAAGGCACAAAACGTGCATTTGAGCAAGGAGACAAGCCAGCAATTGATACTTTAGAGGCAGGAATAACATTACAAACCAGAAAATTAAACCTAGAAAAAGCCCGAATAAATTTGGTAAAATCATCGTTAGAGTTGGCTACCTTTTTATGGTTAAATAACAATACTCCTATTGAACTACAAGACCATATAATTCCTGATATTAACACCATAAACACTGTTGATACTATTTTTAATATTGCGCTATTTAATAGTGAAGACTTTAATATTGATGAACATCCGAAAATTAAATCGTTAAATTTTAAAAGAGAAAGTTTAGAAGTAGAAAGAAGATTAAAGTTAAATGGGTTATTACCTAAATTAGATTTACAGTATAATTTTTTAACAGAAAACCGAAATCAAATTAATACACTTACTGCCAATAACTTTAAAGGAGGTTTACAATTTAGTATGCCATTATTTTTAAGAAAAGAACGTGGCGATTTAAAATTAGCAAAAATAAAGCTCAAAGATGTAACGTTAGAAAACGAAGCTACAAAAGTAACCATTGCTAATAAATTAAGTGGGTTAAGGCAAGAGCTTTTATCTTATAATATTCAAACAAACTACACAAACAACATTGTTAAAGATTACAATGTTTTACTAAAAGCAGAAGAACGTAAATTTTTCTTGGGAGAAAGCTCACTTTTTTTAGTAAATTCCAGAGAAAGTAAGCTCATTGACTCTAAATTAAAAGCCATAGATTTAGAAAATAAATTTTTTAAAGCAAAAGCAAATTTGTTTAAGGCAGCAGTAATGGCTTTCAACTAA
- a CDS encoding TetR/AcrR family transcriptional regulator, whose amino-acid sequence MKNLLSVLKISVPDKIYIKDPETSDLGKRIIEHSILLIDEIGFENFTFKKLGTRIGSNESSLYRYFESKHKLLLYLSSWFWAWLEYQLVIETFSISDKGEKLDKAIKVITRKVEIDSNFSHVNESVLYRIIVNESSKSFLTKEVDNENKEGYFEVYKRLINRLNEMITEIKPDYKYGLSLASIILEGGLHQHFLIEHFPSITNCNNNNSPTDFITQLVRNTIQ is encoded by the coding sequence ATGAAGAATTTATTATCTGTTTTAAAAATTTCTGTTCCAGATAAAATTTACATCAAAGATCCAGAAACATCAGACCTTGGAAAAAGAATTATTGAACACAGCATTTTACTTATTGATGAAATAGGTTTTGAAAACTTTACTTTTAAAAAATTAGGTACAAGAATAGGTTCTAATGAAAGTTCTTTATACAGATATTTTGAGAGCAAACATAAGCTTCTATTATACCTATCTTCTTGGTTTTGGGCTTGGTTAGAATACCAATTAGTTATAGAAACTTTTAGCATATCCGACAAAGGAGAAAAATTAGACAAAGCAATTAAAGTTATCACTAGAAAGGTAGAAATAGATAGCAATTTTTCTCATGTTAATGAGTCGGTATTGTACCGAATAATTGTAAACGAAAGTTCTAAATCCTTTTTAACAAAAGAGGTAGATAATGAAAATAAAGAAGGTTATTTCGAGGTTTATAAAAGGCTTATAAACAGACTAAATGAGATGATTACAGAAATTAAACCCGATTATAAATATGGACTTAGCTTGGCTAGTATTATTTTAGAAGGAGGTTTACATCAGCATTTTTTAATTGAACATTTCCCCTCTATTACTAACTGCAACAATAATAACTCACCAACAGATTTTATTACACAACTTGTAAGAAATACGATACAATAA
- a CDS encoding glyceraldehyde-3-phosphate dehydrogenase, with amino-acid sequence MSTLIDYNKEVLLQAKTRRATVEFINIVNDLWYDKSIELVLFKNPLVDKRASEVLKLIDYAKEFVNKPITVIDALEIAKAIQQIELPSAKLDIGKLAYECYLSAKKCDDKVAFVKQKLQNATAVKDIEPKDVVLYGFGRIGRLLARELMTKMGKGSQLRLRAVVTRGEINRTVLEKRASLLRIDSVHGDFLGTVTVDEENNALLINGTTVYFISAKQPEDIDYTSYGINNALIIDNTGAFRDKEQLSRHLKSKGANKVLFTAPGKGVPNIVHGVNHKEYHPDTTDIFSAASCTTNAITPILKVIEDNYGIKKGHLETIHAYTNDQNLVDNMHTKNRRGRAAALNMVITETGAGAAVSKAIPALEGKLTSNAIRVPVPNGSLAILNLQLRTSVTKETLNSLIKKYALEGDLVEQIKYSLDDEMVSSDIIGTTAPSIFDSKATITDKETIVVYVWYDNEYGYSHQVIRLAKHIAKVRRFTYY; translated from the coding sequence ATGTCAACATTAATAGATTATAACAAAGAAGTCTTATTGCAAGCAAAGACCAGAAGAGCAACTGTAGAGTTTATAAATATAGTTAACGATTTATGGTATGATAAATCTATAGAATTAGTTCTTTTTAAAAATCCTTTGGTAGACAAAAGAGCTAGTGAAGTTTTAAAGTTAATAGATTATGCAAAAGAATTTGTAAACAAACCAATAACTGTAATAGATGCATTAGAAATTGCAAAAGCTATTCAGCAAATTGAATTACCGTCTGCAAAATTAGATATTGGAAAATTGGCATATGAATGCTATTTGAGCGCCAAAAAATGCGATGACAAAGTTGCTTTTGTAAAACAAAAGTTACAAAATGCCACTGCTGTTAAAGATATAGAGCCAAAGGATGTTGTTTTATATGGTTTTGGTAGAATTGGCAGGTTACTAGCAAGAGAGTTAATGACTAAAATGGGCAAAGGTTCTCAGTTACGATTAAGAGCCGTTGTAACCAGAGGAGAAATAAATAGAACTGTTTTAGAAAAAAGGGCGTCATTGTTAAGAATTGATTCAGTACACGGAGACTTTTTAGGAACAGTAACTGTAGATGAAGAAAATAATGCTTTACTAATAAATGGTACCACCGTATATTTCATTTCGGCAAAGCAGCCAGAGGATATAGATTACACAAGCTATGGTATAAACAATGCACTAATTATTGATAATACCGGTGCCTTTAGGGATAAAGAGCAACTAAGTAGGCACCTAAAGTCTAAGGGAGCAAACAAAGTTTTGTTTACAGCACCTGGTAAAGGCGTACCAAATATTGTTCATGGAGTAAACCATAAAGAGTACCATCCAGATACTACCGATATTTTTTCTGCAGCTTCTTGTACAACAAATGCAATAACTCCAATTTTAAAGGTGATAGAAGATAATTACGGAATTAAAAAAGGGCATTTAGAAACGATACATGCTTATACAAACGACCAAAATTTAGTGGATAATATGCATACTAAAAATAGGAGAGGACGTGCCGCAGCCTTAAATATGGTTATTACTGAAACAGGAGCAGGAGCAGCGGTATCAAAAGCTATACCAGCTTTAGAAGGTAAGCTAACTTCAAATGCTATTAGAGTTCCTGTTCCTAATGGTTCTTTGGCTATTTTAAACTTGCAGTTGCGAACATCTGTAACTAAAGAAACGCTTAATTCATTAATAAAAAAATATGCTTTAGAGGGAGATTTAGTAGAGCAAATAAAATATTCTTTAGATGATGAAATGGTTTCTTCAGATATTATTGGAACAACGGCTCCATCAATTTTTGATAGTAAGGCAACTATTACAGATAAAGAAACCATTGTTGTGTATGTTTGGTATGATAACGAATACGGATATTCTCATCAAGTAATACGCCTAGCAAAGCACATAGCAAAAGTGAGAAGATTTACCTATTATTAA
- a CDS encoding cold-shock protein: MAKSQQTFSKSEKEKKRLKKRQDKIKKMEARKAEKEQNGTSGIQFAYVDHNGNLTDTPPDPELKVEYELEDIQISVTKKEDLPEEDPVRKGKVSFFDTSKGFGFIIDAENNEKYFTHVSGLVDEIAENDKVSFELEKGMRGMNAVKVTKI, encoded by the coding sequence ATGGCAAAATCTCAACAGACATTTAGTAAAAGTGAAAAGGAAAAAAAACGTTTAAAAAAGCGTCAGGACAAAATTAAAAAAATGGAGGCTAGAAAAGCCGAGAAAGAACAAAATGGTACTTCGGGTATACAGTTTGCTTATGTAGACCATAATGGAAATTTAACAGATACTCCACCAGACCCAGAATTAAAGGTTGAATATGAATTGGAAGATATTCAAATTTCTGTGACTAAAAAAGAAGATTTGCCAGAAGAAGATCCAGTAAGAAAAGGAAAAGTTTCTTTCTTTGACACATCTAAAGGTTTTGGTTTTATTATTGATGCAGAAAATAATGAAAAATATTTTACACACGTTAGTGGTTTGGTAGACGAAATTGCAGAAAATGATAAAGTATCTTTCGAGTTAGAGAAAGGTATGCGTGGCATGAATGCAGTTAAAGTTACTAAAATATAA
- a CDS encoding trypsin-like peptidase domain-containing protein: protein MKKAFSYLGMAVLGGAISLGGYQLLLDKDVKAADSLPKNRLETIPTNYTTTYNKVNSVETYTDFTVAAEKTIHSVVHVKNTAVRTQTNPWAELFYGSGRGTRKYEQVGTGSGVIISADGYIVTNNHVIEDATDIEITLNNQKKYAAELIGTDPTNDIALLKIEVDFDLPYTPFANSDSVKIGEWVLAVGNPYNLTSTVTAGIVSAKGRDLEGNRNIESFIQTDAAVNPGNSGGALVNTRGELIGINTAISSKTGSFIGYSFAVPSNIAKKIIDDILEFGKVQQAILGINVDLTYKGEGVKIAGISELTEKTKTFDLKEGDIITRINNVKITKFSDLKGQLTAKRPGEFVDVTILRDGETFVKNVQLSKSVERYIASSFNWELKDLNNDEKKKMSISNGVKIINSDRDGEFYSLKGYIITKVNDKKVSNARETAQLLDKLSTSRQRVFIEMLNEEGEIERYIFQ, encoded by the coding sequence ATGAAAAAAGCATTTAGTTATTTAGGTATGGCAGTTTTAGGGGGCGCAATTTCATTAGGTGGCTACCAATTGCTTTTAGATAAAGATGTAAAAGCTGCAGACTCTTTACCCAAAAATCGTTTAGAAACTATTCCAACAAATTACACAACTACTTATAACAAAGTAAATTCTGTAGAGACGTACACCGATTTTACAGTTGCTGCAGAAAAAACGATACATTCTGTAGTTCACGTAAAAAATACTGCGGTAAGAACACAAACCAATCCTTGGGCAGAGTTGTTTTATGGAAGTGGGAGAGGCACAAGAAAGTACGAACAAGTTGGTACTGGAAGTGGTGTAATAATTTCTGCAGATGGTTACATTGTTACAAATAATCATGTAATTGAAGATGCAACAGATATTGAAATTACATTAAATAATCAGAAGAAATATGCAGCGGAATTAATTGGTACAGATCCAACAAACGACATTGCGTTGTTAAAAATTGAGGTAGATTTTGATCTTCCATATACACCTTTCGCTAATTCAGATTCTGTGAAAATTGGAGAGTGGGTTTTGGCTGTTGGAAACCCCTACAATTTAACATCTACAGTAACTGCTGGTATTGTTTCTGCCAAAGGAAGAGATTTAGAAGGAAATAGAAATATAGAGTCTTTTATTCAAACAGATGCAGCAGTAAACCCAGGTAATAGTGGTGGAGCATTGGTTAATACCCGAGGAGAATTGATTGGAATAAACACCGCTATATCCTCTAAAACAGGTTCATTTATAGGATATTCTTTTGCTGTACCATCTAATATTGCTAAGAAAATTATCGACGATATTTTGGAGTTTGGTAAAGTTCAGCAGGCAATTTTAGGAATAAATGTCGATTTAACTTACAAAGGAGAAGGTGTTAAAATTGCAGGTATTTCTGAACTCACAGAGAAAACTAAAACATTCGATTTAAAAGAAGGTGATATTATTACCCGAATTAACAATGTAAAAATTACCAAGTTTTCTGATTTAAAAGGTCAGTTAACAGCTAAAAGGCCTGGAGAATTTGTAGATGTTACTATTCTTAGAGACGGAGAAACTTTTGTAAAAAATGTGCAATTGTCTAAATCTGTAGAAAGATACATTGCAAGTAGTTTTAACTGGGAACTGAAAGATTTAAACAACGACGAAAAAAAGAAAATGTCTATTTCTAACGGTGTAAAAATTATTAATAGTGATAGAGATGGTGAGTTTTATAGTTTAAAAGGGTACATTATAACTAAAGTGAATGATAAAAAAGTAAGCAACGCGAGAGAAACAGCCCAATTATTAGACAAGCTATCTACTTCAAGGCAAAGAGTTTTTATAGAAATGTTGAATGAAGAGGGCGAAATTGAACGATATATTTTTCAATAA
- a CDS encoding peptidase domain-containing ABC transporter yields the protein MNNKQLTPWQRFLGLLKLEKKDIFQIFYYAIFGGIVSLSLPLGIQAIINLIQGAQVSTSWVVLVVLVTIGVTFSGALQLMQLRIIETLQQRIFARASFELSYRFPKIKMTELHNFYPPELANRFFDTLTIQKGLSKILIDVPTALLQIIFALILLSFYHPFFIIFGILLLLLIYVVFKFTAKKGLETSLIESKIKYKVAHWIQEVARTLVSFKLSGNTNLALQKNDALVDKYLQARENHFKVLILQFSQMVGFKVVVTASLLLIGGALVLSQEMNIGQFVAAEIIILLVIQSVEKLIVGLESFYDVLTSIEKIGQVVDKKLESQEGEKPLFKEGLTIELDDVSYNVKDRKKTILNNISILLKSDSRILVHGESGSGKSSLLRLISGIIEPTEGNIYINNLSLSSLNLNHYRSQLGLSLSDESLFEGTIKDNLIFGNKSVNDRQIFNAIEVVGLNQFIKEQSNGLETIIFPEGKQISFTVAKKIILARAIIKAPKVMILEDPLDQFNYEESQQIIGYLTSKERPWSLIVVSNRKSWETNCTQIITLEKGEIKTTN from the coding sequence ATGAATAACAAACAACTCACACCATGGCAACGATTTTTAGGATTGCTAAAATTAGAAAAAAAGGATATTTTTCAAATCTTTTACTACGCAATTTTTGGTGGTATTGTTTCCTTATCTTTACCATTAGGAATCCAAGCAATTATTAACCTAATTCAGGGTGCTCAAGTATCTACTTCTTGGGTTGTTTTAGTGGTTCTTGTAACTATTGGGGTAACTTTTTCTGGTGCTTTACAATTAATGCAATTAAGAATTATTGAAACGTTACAGCAACGAATTTTTGCAAGAGCATCTTTCGAACTAAGCTATCGTTTTCCAAAAATAAAAATGACCGAATTGCACAATTTTTATCCACCGGAATTGGCAAATCGTTTTTTTGATACATTAACGATACAAAAAGGACTCTCAAAAATTTTAATAGATGTACCAACAGCATTATTACAAATAATTTTTGCTTTGATACTATTATCGTTTTATCACCCATTTTTTATAATTTTTGGAATCCTGTTACTTCTTCTTATATATGTGGTATTTAAATTTACTGCCAAAAAAGGATTAGAAACGAGTTTAATAGAATCTAAAATAAAATATAAAGTTGCACATTGGATTCAAGAAGTTGCCAGAACCTTAGTTAGTTTTAAGCTTTCTGGAAATACCAATTTAGCACTTCAAAAAAATGATGCTTTAGTAGATAAATACTTACAAGCAAGAGAAAATCATTTTAAAGTTTTAATCTTACAGTTTTCTCAAATGGTAGGCTTTAAAGTAGTTGTTACTGCTAGCCTATTGCTTATAGGTGGTGCGCTCGTTTTAAGTCAGGAAATGAATATTGGGCAATTTGTTGCTGCAGAAATAATTATTCTTTTAGTAATACAATCTGTAGAAAAACTAATTGTTGGTTTAGAGTCCTTTTACGATGTATTAACATCTATTGAAAAAATAGGACAAGTTGTAGATAAAAAATTAGAATCTCAAGAAGGAGAAAAACCACTATTTAAAGAAGGTCTAACTATCGAACTAGATGATGTTTCTTACAATGTTAAAGATAGAAAAAAAACAATTTTAAATAACATTTCAATTTTGTTAAAATCTGACAGTAGAATTTTAGTTCATGGAGAGAGTGGGTCTGGAAAATCTAGCTTGTTAAGATTGATTTCTGGTATTATTGAACCCACAGAAGGAAATATTTACATAAATAATTTGTCTTTAAGCAGTTTAAATTTAAATCATTACAGGTCTCAATTAGGACTTTCGCTTTCCGATGAATCTCTTTTTGAAGGAACTATTAAAGACAATTTAATTTTTGGTAATAAATCGGTAAATGACAGACAAATTTTTAATGCCATTGAAGTAGTTGGTTTAAATCAATTTATAAAAGAACAAAGTAATGGTTTAGAAACTATTATTTTTCCTGAAGGAAAACAAATATCATTTACAGTAGCTAAGAAAATTATTTTAGCAAGAGCAATTATAAAAGCTCCGAAAGTAATGATTTTAGAAGATCCGTTAGATCAATTTAATTATGAAGAAAGTCAGCAAATAATAGGCTATTTAACTTCTAAAGAAAGACCTTGGTCTTTAATAGTGGTTAGTAATAGAAAAAGCTGGGAAACAAACTGTACTCAAATAATTACCCTAGAAAAAGGAGAAATTAAAACTACAAACTAA
- a CDS encoding HlyD family secretion protein: MLNISNNQLHTKIDFSGFKSGKTIFDKKYYKALNKFLLIFGVLMLILLFLPWTQNISGKGIVTTLKPDQRPQDIQSQIPGRIEEWFVNEGDFVKKGDTILRISEVKSEYFDDKLIERTNMQINAKMSSVSAYQSKVAALDRQISALKEERELKLEQAENKLLQAKLKVKSDSIEFEAAKTNIRIAERQFERNTTLEAEGIFSRKDVEEKRLKLQETQAKLVTQENKLLASRNEILNARLEISQVKANYMSKISKAESDMRTAQSNSYDAEVQVSKLENNNSNYKVRNKLLYITAPQNGYINKAIKGGIGGTFKEGESLVGIMPAKYDLAVETFVRPIDLPLLHIDEKVRVQFDGWPAIVFSGWPNVSYGTYGAKVVAIETFISDNGMYRILLAPDEEDHKWPEAIRVGSGARTIALLEDVPIWFELWRQLNSFPPNYYQPQNNKKGKSEAK, translated from the coding sequence ATGTTAAATATTTCTAACAATCAATTACATACAAAAATAGATTTTTCTGGGTTTAAATCTGGAAAAACCATTTTTGATAAAAAATACTACAAAGCACTCAATAAATTTTTATTGATATTTGGTGTGTTAATGCTAATTTTACTTTTTTTACCTTGGACACAAAACATTTCTGGTAAAGGAATTGTTACTACATTAAAACCAGACCAAAGGCCACAGGATATACAATCTCAAATACCTGGAAGAATTGAAGAATGGTTTGTTAACGAAGGAGATTTTGTTAAAAAAGGGGACACTATTTTAAGAATTTCTGAGGTGAAAAGCGAGTATTTTGATGACAAACTTATAGAAAGAACAAACATGCAAATTAATGCTAAAATGTCTTCTGTAAGTGCTTATCAATCTAAAGTAGCAGCATTAGATAGACAAATTTCAGCTTTAAAAGAAGAACGAGAACTTAAATTAGAGCAAGCAGAAAATAAGTTGTTACAAGCCAAACTAAAAGTAAAAAGCGACAGTATAGAATTTGAAGCAGCTAAAACTAATATTCGAATTGCAGAAAGACAATTTGAAAGAAATACCACTTTAGAGGCTGAGGGCATTTTTTCTAGAAAAGACGTGGAAGAAAAACGCTTAAAACTTCAAGAAACTCAAGCAAAATTAGTTACTCAAGAAAATAAATTATTAGCTTCTAGAAACGAAATTTTAAACGCAAGACTGGAAATTTCTCAAGTAAAAGCCAATTATATGAGTAAAATTTCTAAAGCCGAAAGTGATATGCGAACAGCCCAATCTAACAGTTATGATGCTGAAGTTCAAGTATCTAAATTAGAAAATAATAATAGCAATTATAAAGTAAGAAATAAACTTTTATACATTACAGCTCCTCAGAATGGCTATATAAATAAAGCAATAAAAGGAGGAATTGGTGGCACATTTAAAGAAGGAGAATCATTGGTAGGCATTATGCCTGCAAAATATGATTTGGCTGTAGAAACTTTTGTAAGACCTATAGACCTGCCTCTTTTACATATAGATGAAAAAGTAAGAGTACAGTTTGATGGATGGCCAGCAATTGTTTTTTCTGGGTGGCCCAATGTATCTTACGGAACTTACGGAGCAAAAGTAGTAGCAATAGAAACATTTATTAGCGATAACGGAATGTACAGAATTCTTTTGGCTCCAGATGAAGAAGATCATAAATGGCCTGAGGCAATTCGAGTTGGTTCTGGCGCAAGAACCATAGCTTTACTTGAAGATGTACCAATATGGTTTGAGTTATGGAGACAGTTAAACAGTTTTCCACCAAACTACTACCAGCCGCAAAACAACAAAAAAGGAAAATCTGAAGCTAAATAA